ATTTTCCTTGGCCAGTCATGTCACATTtatgacctcaggataggtcattagtatcagaaCATCATCTGTTTAAAAAGGAAGCGGCActtcaccaatcagctgtttgaagaggacgcAACACTCCTTTGAGCATTGCAGTCTTTTTCttagccagtgatgtcacgttcattggtcacatggcctaggtgcattaaagtgaatgggactgagttgcaaTGCCaaacacagccattatgcaatgcacggcgctgtgcttagtattgtagctcagtcccattcactttagtCTTCAAACAGCTACAGTTAATTGGCCGATgttctgggagtcagacccccactagtcagatattgatgacatagtctgaaaataggccatcaatatcaaaatctggtacaacccctttaaggcctcatgcacacggccgtgccgttttttgcggtcccgcGGATCCGCAGAAAATGGAAGCCGCCTGTGTTGCCTTCAgcaatttgtggaatggaacgggcgccgtcaatataaatgcaaagcgcggacaagaataggacatgttatatttttttaacggggctgcggaacggagccacggatgcggacagcacacggagtgctgtccgcatcttttgcggccccattgaagtgaatgggtccgcatctgagccgccaaaacggcggctcggatgcggacccaaacaacagtcgtgtgcatgaggcctaagtcttacATTCTGCACCCAGTGAAGAACATTCTCCCTTAAAGGGTTttatcatctcagacattggtggcatatcactaggatatgccaccaatgtcagataggtgtgggtctcacctTTGGAACTCCCACCCATCTCCAGAACGGGCCCCTGAAAGTCAAGGAAAGTGCAGTGGGCATGCACAGCAGGCTCTCCATTGATTTATATGGGCAAGTGCAACCACCActgcattcacctctatgggactgccggaaatagctgagccagcactcggttactttcagaactcccatagaaatgtatggaggATGACCATGCATGCGCTGCTGCCCTCCGTTCACTTCAGGGgtcccgttctagagataggtgcaggtctcagtgCTGGGACCCACAACtaactgacattggtggcatatcctagtgatatgccaccaatatttgaggtgagacaactcctttaagggcaCGCCCACTCTGCATTTCTGTGGAAAAAGCCCACATGCCATTTGTCACAGGTTTGTGGTCTTGCTTCAGATTTCCTCTTATGTGCTACAAGTGTGAAATCTTCAGAAATAATTTACTTTCTGCACCACACTGCAGGTTAATCTTGattgcatatttttttacataatgTGTGGATGAGATCTGGTATTTTGCGGATATTGTAATACACAGATTTTGCGCCGCAAtttcacattattattttttttactttctgctcTTCAACGTAACTTCTCATAGTCTTAATAATTCATAGTTAGGAGCCCATTACTCATTATAATTTACACCTCCACCACTTCAGAACCTCAttttgaagaggaagaggaaattTTGCCGAAATTATTGATTTATTAACACATTGCCTGCCACAGCATGACCCTCAGCTTCAGATGCAATGACCCTTCAAATGTGTCTTCCGTGTTATCTATTAGTGGTTAGGGAGGAAACCTTTCTCCGCACAACGgatcatttaggctactttcacacttgcgctgttAATTCTGGTAATaaaatccggcagaggatctcaatacataCGGGAATTAACCTGATCCATTTTGATTTTGCCCGTCAGGATGCatctgttccgttaggatgcggttgtgtgaaatcaaaacgaaaTAAGAAAAagggatccgtcactaaatacatcgaaagtcaatgggtgaaagatgtttttttttttaggctcctaaaaaaactgatgcgtcaccattgacttacattgttttcagtgagggatcgtttttttccgtttttttgactaaacacaaaaccgcagcttgcagcggttttgtgtccgatgacaaaacagaatgctgacagaacagaagacatcctgatgcatcctgtacagatctctttccattcagaatgcgcaAGGACTAAAAggatctcagtaccggaaaacaacaacgcaagtgtgaaaactcACACCAGGAGAAATGTGTCCTCTGTGTAGAATCTACGTGGAATAAAGCAGAATATTCCACTGCCGATACTGTCACAGCTGCCTCGAAAAgcataagggtacggccacacggtcaggtttcctgatgaagTTTTGGACGCCAGAATCAGGAGctgataaaaggagagaaagtatatagATAcgacttctcctatctttttttccctttttttatgcATTCCTAGTTTGGGCTttgaaaactgcatcaggaaacctgaccatgtggccctgATGGGATCAGTAGTTCCCATATGTAGAGTCACAGCTCTAACACAGAAATCCTCAGATTAGAAGATCGTCCACTAAAGACGATGAAGATGATGAATTATTCATGACTGATCTGCAGCCTCAAGTGTAAAAGTTTTGCTTTTAGGACGTCACTGCATTTCATTCCGAAGGAAAGTGATCTGGGATTTCCCTGAATTGAAGCTGATAGGCGTCAGGGAGGAAGTAGGAGGGCTATATATTCTCCCCAAGCAGACCTGTGAGAGCACATTACACAGAATGAACAACAGCATGCAAGTAGAGCTCCCAGACCTCTCCACCTGGAGAGAAAAAGCAGATTCAGGCTCAATTCTTCTGCAGCCAATATGGGACTTTGTCACCTCTAAAGAACATGTGATTAGATCGCCTTTCTATCCAGTTATCTTCTCCTTCTCTGTCTACATGTTCTTCTGCCTTCCTTACCTAGCACTGGATGCCCTCTGTCACAAAATACCTGCTCTGAAGAAATATCAAGTACAGCCAAAGTCCAGACCAACCTTGGCTATGGTGCTACACTGCTTGGCACACACCGTTTACAGCCACTTGGTATTCATATTTCCACTGACTGTTGCTTACTGGTACTGGAGACCAGTCGATTTACCACTTGTGGCTCCAAAACTGCATCGATTTATACTGGACATCATTGCCTGTATGCTTCTGTTTGACTTCCAATATTTTGCTTGGCACCTGCTGCACCACAAGATTCCCTGGCTGTATAAAAACTTTCACAAGATGCATCACAAGTACACCGCTACCTTTGTGCTGGCAACACAGTATTCCAGTGCCTGGGAGATGTTGTCTCTTGGATTCTTTGCTAACGTCAGTCCCATCTTGCTGGGTTGTCACCCAATGACTGAAATGGCCGTCTTCATCGTCCATATCTACCTGTCGGTGGAAGATCATTGTGGCTATGACTTGCCATGGTCTATGCACAACTTAGTACCATTCGGGTTATGTGGCGGACCAAATCATCACGATCTCCATCATGAAAAGTTTGTGTCTAATTATGCACCCTACTTCACTCATTGGGACAAGTTGTTTAATACTATAGCACAGAAGAAACATCAGAAGAAACCTTAAGAACCAAGCAATGGACTGAATGAATGGTCAGAACTTGACCTTGATTTGCATTTCAGGACCAAGTGGGTAGATGCACCATGTGCTACATCTGTGACTGTGTCTTCAAGGTTTAATGGTCAGTATGTGGTACTGAAACAGTGCCTTGTACAGTCTACCTGCTCCTTGTCCATCGATGCTGAATGGTCAAAACCTGTACGTTGCACCATCTACCTGCTCCTTGTCCATCAAGGCTGAATAATCCAAACCTGTTCTTTGCACCATCTACCTGCTCCTTGTCCATCAAGGCTGAATGGTCCAAACCTGTACCTTGCACCATCTACCTGCTCCTTGTCCATCAAGGCTGAATGGTCCAAACCTGTACCTTGCACCATCTACCTGCTCCTTGTCCATCAAGGATGCATGGTCACTAAATGATAACTGGACATTGAACTTCAACATTGACTAACTATGGACATGCATTTACCTACACAATGCAGCAAAGTACTGTGCCCTTAGGGGGAAAATGAACTTTATGTCTTACTCCTgagtattaatttatttatttatagtacATTAATGTGACGATAATTGTGTCCGATGCCGTTTAGTACATACATTCATTTCAGAAGgataatttatttattataaatatgtAGAAATATTCAATTTCAGACATCATTATCTGAATAATTGTGATGTAAAGACTAGAGTGATGATACTAAGTGTATAAAGCGATTGGTTTACTATGACCATAGAGAAAATAGTAAAGAATGTGCTTACAGAGGGGTAAAGTAAGTGTTAATAGA
This window of the Bufo bufo chromosome 6, aBufBuf1.1, whole genome shotgun sequence genome carries:
- the LOC121003962 gene encoding cholesterol 25-hydroxylase-like protein, with product MQVELPDLSTWREKADSGSILLQPIWDFVTSKEHVIRSPFYPVIFSFSVYMFFCLPYLALDALCHKIPALKKYQVQPKSRPTLAMVLHCLAHTVYSHLVFIFPLTVAYWYWRPVDLPLVAPKLHRFILDIIACMLLFDFQYFAWHLLHHKIPWLYKNFHKMHHKYTATFVLATQYSSAWEMLSLGFFANVSPILLGCHPMTEMAVFIVHIYLSVEDHCGYDLPWSMHNLVPFGLCGGPNHHDLHHEKFVSNYAPYFTHWDKLFNTIAQKKHQKKP